One window of Pelmatolapia mariae isolate MD_Pm_ZW linkage group LG18, Pm_UMD_F_2, whole genome shotgun sequence genomic DNA carries:
- the LOC134616902 gene encoding endothelin receptor type B-like — protein sequence MRTHLLCLELLALAVHILVASGQLEPKKQVPQEPLTVTQKLGLVERDVQGAVRPNSTMPRRRLPPMCTGPTEIRDTFKYINTVVSCLVFVVGIIGNSTLLRIIYKNKCMHNGPNILIGSLALGDLLHIIIAIPINVYKLLAEDWPFGVTLCKLVPFVQKSSVGITVLSLCALSIDRYRAVASWSRIKGIGVPKWMAIEIALIWIISIILAVPEAIAFDMITMNYKGEHLRICLLHPVQKTEFMRFYKSAKDWWLFSVYFCLPLACTAIFYTLMTCEMLRKKNGVQIALSDHLKQRREVAKTVFCLVLVFALCWLPLHLSRILKLTIYDEKDPNRCELLSFFLVLDYIGINMASVNSCINPIALYMVSKRFKNCFRSCLCSWCVTTEMLMDEKQTCMKYKVSDRGSEQSNSRMTNKSSTA from the exons ATGAGGACTCATCTCCTCTGCTTGGAGTTACTCGCTTTGGCAGTCCACATACTTGTGGCCAGTGGACAGCTGGAGCCAAAGAAACAAGTTCCCCAGGAGCCTCTCACCGTTACCCAGAAACTAGGGCTCGTGGAACGAGATGTGCAGGGTGCGGTGCGGCCCAACAGCACCATGCCCCGCCGCCGCCTGCCACCCATGTGCACCGGACCCACAGAAATCCGAGACACTTTCAAGTACATCAACACAGTGGTGTCCTGCCTGGTTTTCGTTGTCGGTATTATTGGGAATTCCACTCTTCTGAGGATCATCTATAAGAATAAGTGTATGCATAACGGGCCAAATATACTGATCGGCAGCCTGGCACTTGGAGACCTGCTGCATATCATCATCGCCATTCCCATTAATGTTTATAAG CTCCTGGCAGAGGATTGGCCATTTGGGGTGACTCTGTGCAAGCTGGTGCCATTTGTGCAGAAATCCTCAGTGGGGATTACAGTGCTGAGTCTGTGTGCGTTGAGTATCGACAG GTATCGTGCCGTGGCCTCATGGAGCCGTATCAAAGGGATCGGAGTTCCAAAATGGATGGCTATCGAGATAGCGCTCATCTGGATAATATCCATCATCCTGGCTGTGCCAGAGGCGATAGCCTTCGACATGATCACCATGAACTACAAAGGAGAACATTTGAGGATCTGCTTGCTGCACCCCGTGCAGAAAACCGAATTCATGAGG TTTTATAAATCAGCAAAGGACTGGTGGCTGTTCAGTGTGTATTTCTGCCTGCCGTTGGCCTGCACTGCCATTTTCTACACCCTGATGACCTGTGAGATGCTGAGGAAGAAGAATGGCGTGCAGATTGCGCTCAGCGACCATTTAAAACAG cgGAGGGAGGTGGCGAAGACAGTGTTTTGTCTGGTTTTAGTCTTCGCTCTGTGCTGGCTGCCTCTCCACCTCAGCCGTATCCTGAAGCTCACCATCTATGACGAAAAAGATCCAAACCGTTGTGAATTGCTCAG tttctttttggTGTTGGACTACATTGGCATCAACATGGCATCTGTCAACTCCTGTATCAACCCCATCGCCCTCTACATGGTCAGCAAGCGCTTCAAGAACTGCTTCAGG tCCTGTCTGTGCTCCTGGTGCGTAACGACAGAGATGTTAATGGACGAAAAGCAGACGTGCATGAAGTATAAAGTCAGCGACCGAGGCTCCGAACAGAGCAACTCTCGCATGACCAACAAGTCCTCGACAGCCTGA